GATGGAATTGCATTCCATTCCTGCAAAGTCGATTGTTGTTCTTCGGTAATGTATTGTTTTTGAACCGCTAATTCTAATAAGTTTTCATAATTACTTAATGTATACAAATCGATATTAGCATTTTTAAAGTTTTCTTCGGCAACACCAAAACCGTATGTAAAAATCGCTGCCATACCTTTTATATTGGCACCTTCGTTGCGTAAAGCTTCCACAGCCATTAAACTACTGTTTCCTGTGCTGATTAAATCTTCAACGACAACAACATTTTGACCTTTTTGTAAAAAACCTTCAACTTGGTTCTGTCTTCCGTGTTTTTTAGCTTCCGGACGCACATATACAAATGGTAATCCAAGGCTTTCGGCAACAAGAATTCCAATACCAATGGCGCCTGTAGCAACACCGGCAATGACATCTGGTTTCCCAAATTGTTTTTCAATGTTTTTCGCAAACTCATCACGAACATAGTTTCGGATGATAGGAAATGAAAGAATTAACCTATTATCGCAGTAAATAGGAGATTTCCAACCAGAAGCCCATGTAAAAGGATTTTCGGGATTCAATTTAATTGCATTTATTTGCAAAAGCAATTCGGCTGTTTTTTCGGCAGTATCTTTATTAAAAATCATAGTACAAATGTATAAAGTTTTTGTGAACGACAAACCACTTTTTTTGACAAATGAAATCTCAAGAGAGACTAATTTTCAATTATTCCTATTAGAGAGTATTGATATCGAGCAGCTTATAGTGAAAATTTTTCAAAATAAAATTCAAAAGGCTTACTTATATCATCCTGACGAAAAGGAAATAATGAAAACATTAAAAGCCAAAATTCCTGTACAAAAAGCGGGCGGAGGCTTTGTGTACAATAAAAAAGGTGAGGTTTTATTCATCTTCAGAAATGGAAAATGGGACTTACCAAAAGGCGGAATCGAGAAAGGCGAGGAGATTGAAGCCACTGCAATGCGCGAAGTCGAAGAAGAAACCGGTGTAAACCAATTAAGAATTACGAATAAACTTCAAAAAACATATCACATTTTTAAACGCAACGGAAAATACAAGCTTAAAATCACACATTGGTTCGAAATGTTTTCAGATTTTGAAGGAATTCCAGTTGGTCAAGCCAATGAAGGAATCGAAAAAGTAGCTTGGTTAAATCCGGAACAAATCAAAGAAGCGCTTAAAAACTCGTACGAAAACATCAAATTATTGTTTGAAGAAGAGAATGAAGTTAAAGTAGAGTAACTTTATAGAAGCAAGAAAAAAGATTATAGAAGAAAGAAGCAAGAAGCAAGACTTGAGAGAATCAAGAAGAAAGATTTATAAAAAAAGAAAAAACTTAGCACCTTAGCATCTCAGAACCTCAGCACCTTTTCACAGAAGCTTAAGAAAAATTAGCTATTTGCGTTAATCTTTGAATATTTAGTAATTGTATCTTGCGTCCTTCCATCCAGATAAGATTATCATCTTTAAAATCGTGAAGAACTCTTGCCAGTGTTTCATTTGCTGTACCGGCCATGTTTGCTAAATCAGCTCGTGAAAGCATAATAAAAACTATTTTTTCAGTATCACATATTTTGTATTTATCATGCAATATCAACAAACTAAGAGCAACTCGTTCTCTAACTGTTCTTTGTGATAATACTGCCATAAGATTTACCATAACACTAAATTCGTGACTTAAACTTTTTAATAATAGTCTTGAAAATATTACCGAAGTATCAAGTAAGTCAATAAAATCATCTTTTGAAATAAATGAAATTACAGCATTTTCAATAGTCACAGTAGTATCGCCATAAGATTCTTCGCTTAAAATGGCAGAATATCCAAAAAATTCACCAGAATTGTAGATGTATATAATTTGTTCCCGACCGTCATTATCGACCTTATACTTTTTAACTTTTCCCTCTTTTACATAAAAAATACCTGTAGGCAAAGTTCCTTCGGTAAAAACAGCTTCATTTTTGCGATATTTTTTATGTTGCATTACTTTTTCGAGCGATTCCTTATCAATTTTAGGAAGCTCATTTAGAAGATATTGATTATTGAAAATAAATTTTGAAATCATAGATAATCAAAAATACACTAATTTTCTTTTTTACCCATTAGACTTGATTTAAATCAAATTTTAAAAACATATTAATCTGTATGTTTTACTTCTAATCAACTTACTTTTACTTTAACGAAAAGTTGTTTTAATGTTTTAAGTTTTGATAGAGAAAGATATCTTATAAAAAGCGGAATATGTTCATACCTAAAAGTCTTTACTATACTAAAAATCATTTATGGTTACGAAAAATTGGATTATGGGATTTCTATATTGGTATAACAGATTATGCCCAGAAGGAAATTGGCAATATTGAATTAGTAGAATTAGAATTGAAAGGTTTTAATATAAAAAAAGATGCAAAATGGGGATTAATTCACGCAACGAATCATAAATTAACCCTTATTGCTCCTTTAGATTGCAAAATTAAGGCAACTAATAGTATCTTGCAGGAAAATACATCTATAATTAATTCAGATCCTTATTGTCATTGGTTTTTAAGAGTAACGGTTGATAAACATGATCATTATTTTTTATCCAATGAAGAATACAAAGAACATACATTAAATGATTTTTAAATCTCTAAGAGAAGACATAGACATAGAAGACTGCAAGTTTAATATGTTATACTCAACCCGAATTAGAAGACTTTCAGAACGCCATTGGACTCCGGTTGCTATTGCCAAAATTGCAGCAGATTATCTGGTTGACAAACCCAACAAAAAAGTATTAGATATTGGAGCAGGCGTGGGCAAATTTTGTTTAGTAGGCGCAGCCACAACAAAAGGCTTTTTTTATGGAGTCGAACAAAGAGCATCACTTACAAAACTATCCCAAAAAATAGCAGAAAAGCATAGTGTCAAAAATGTTGAATTTATTCATTCAAATATCACTGAGATTTCCTTTTCAGATTACGATGCATTTTATTTTTACAATTCTTTTTTCGAAAATATAGACACATCTTGTCCCATCGATAAAATCGTGATTCCCTGTCGCGAATTGTTTGCTTCCTATTCTAATTATGTGAGAGAGCAGTTAAACAAGATGCCCAAATATACAAGACTTGTAACCTATTGGAGTACGTGGGAAGAAATACCCGAAAGCTTTGATTTAGAATATTCTGCCTGTGACGGAATATTAAATTTCTGGAAAAAGAGGTCTTAAATTATTCATCAAATATAGTTTTATAAGGAGTTTTACTTGGGCGTGCCACCACTTAAAAAAAGGCCTAAGAAACTTTACGCACATTAGGCCTTTTCTTAAATGCTGTCGGGCTATTCATACTGCTTCGGCAGTTTACTTCTATCCCTCACGCGAGCTGCACTTTGTCATAAAAACTAAGAATAATCTTAGTAAGATTTAAAATTAAATTGTATTTTCGTTTGTATAGATTAATCAACTAAATAAACATTTATGTCATTTCAAGCATATTTAAAAACCATAAAAGAAAAAACCGGCAACGGTCCCGCCGAATTTCGAGCATTGGCAGAACAAAAAAGCTTCACACAAGACGGAAAACTCAAACCCGATGTAAAAGCAGGAGATATTGTAAATTGGCTTAAAGCAGATTTTGAATTAGGACAAGGACACGCAATGGCAATTTATGCATTGCTAAAAGGAATAAAAGACGAAAATAGCCAGTAAAGATTTTAAAATAGTAACTTTATAGGAGCACTTCGCCATCAAAAAAAGCCTAATGAATACAAATATTCATTAGGCTTTTTTTTAAATGCTGCCGATCTATATGTTCCGATGTGGCGGATAACCTTTCGTTATAAAAACATGGATTACAGTTAATAATTTTTCATATTTATTTGTAACATTTCTTATATTTTTCTACTAACTAAGTTCATTGTGAAAACTTTTCTCAGAGATATTAAGTACTCTTTTTGATAAGAATTTTACTTTAAAATAAAACTAACCAACCACTAAATCCAAAAATAACCATATGAATTCATCTTAAAGAAATAAAAAATTAAGTTTTTAGAGCAAACTCAACCGTAACAGCTCTCATTTTCCATAAATTATCAAAATAAAAAAAATAAAAGAATGATTAAAAAATTAAAAATTACTGCACAGCAATTATTCAAATATACAGGCATGTTGGCATTATTACTTGTAGTTGGTTATTCATGTTCAAATGAAGGAATTGACGAAGGCGTAGTAAAACCATTAAGTAGTGCCAAAGCAATTATCTCTTTTTCATTTGTAAATCCTGTAGTAAAAGGAACCATTGATGAAAGTGCACATACCATTTCGCTTACATTTCCTTCGGGAACAGATTTAACTAATCTCGCAGCTACATTTACCACAACAGGAACTAAAGTTACTGTAGCTGACGTTGTTCAGGTAAGTGGTACAACCAAAAATAATTTTAGCAAAACCATAACTTATACCGTTACAGCAGAAGATGGTACGAAACAAAATTACACAATAACACCTCCTAATTCGGCAGATATATTAGGTTTTGCTTTTGAAGGTTCTAATGACGAAACATATTGGGAACTTTCTGGACTAAAAGAAGGAACAAACACAATTTACAATGCTCCGGCTGGTGTTGAATTTATTACAGGATTTCCAATTTTGCCTCCAGGAGCCGAAGTAACACAATCTGGAAACAACGAAGAAAGTGACTATAATACAACAGGATTTAGTTTTACAGTAACTGCCGGTGACGGAAAGACCAAAAAATCATATATTATCAAAATACCAGCTTACGACAAAGATGCAAATCCTTACGGAATCTATACTCCAACGCATCTTCTGGAAGTAGACAATAATCTTTTGGCTAACTTTAAAGTAATGAATGACATTACTATGCCTGCGGTTAATGGTACGGAAATATTGGCTCCGGATTATGCAACTTCAGGTTGGATGCCAATTGGAGATTTCGAAAGTTTCAGAGGAACTTTAGACGGAAATAATCACGTAATCAAAAACTTGACTATCAAGAGAACCAGCCATGACGATGTTGCATTTATTTCGACATTAGGCGCCAAAGGAGTTGTAAAAAATCTAGGATTAACAGCCGTAAACATTCAAGGTAGCGGAAACGTAGGCGCTTTGGTTGCTAATAATGTTGGAGGAACCATTTCTCACTGTTATTCTACCGGAACAGTTACTTCTACAGGACTTTCGACTCAGAATCACGTGGGAGGTTTGGTTGGAATCAATAATGATGCTAACGGAAAAGCCGGTAAACTTTTAAACAGTTATAGTACCGTAAATGTTTCAGGAAAAGATTCATTTGTAGGAGGTTTAGTAGGCTACAATTACCTTTGCGCAGTCGAAAATTGCTACGCTACAGGTTCTGTAACCGGACCATACAAAAACGGAGGAGCACTTATTGGCAAGAACGCTACCGAAATCATCAATTGTTACGCTACTGGAAAAGTAGAAACTGGTGGCGGATTAGTTGGTTTAAATTTTAACTGGAGTTCAGCACCAAATTGCTTTTGGGATACTCAAACTACAGGACAAACGACTTCGGACGATGGAGGAGATGCAGTTGGAAAAACAACGGCCGAAATGAAATCAGGAACTCCATATAGCAATACCTGGACAGCTGCAAATTGGATATTTACTTCAGGTAAATACCCAACATTAGTAGGAGTTGGAGGGCAATAAAAATCGCTTTTTCTTTATAAATATAAAACCTCGTAATCATTTAGATTACGAGGTTTTTTGCTTTTTAGAAACTCATTTTAATAATAATTTGGGCGTGCCACCACTTAAAAAAAGGCCTAATAAACTTTGCGCACATTAGGCCTTTTCTTAATTGCTGTCGGGCTATACGTACTGCTTCGGCAGTCTACTTCTATCCCTCACGCAAGCTGCACTTTGAGATTTTGCGTGTTCATTTAATTTTTTAGTTTTAATTATTTCACGTCTCAAAAATCGTACTTTTGTTTAGCACACAATAAGTAATAGATCGTTGCGCTACAAATCATTTTGATGGTATCGTACATCGCAAAAGATGTTTTTTATATATTGTTTGTTATTACCCTTAATATTATCTTTGAATTATGAGCACACTTACAAAATCAAACCATATAGGGCGAAAAATTAGCCGAATTCGTGAACTTCGTGATATGAAGCAAGAAGCTTTGGCACAAGCTTTAGGTACAAACCAACAAGCAATTTCTGCTCTTGAAAATAGCGAAACCATAAGCGATGAAAAACTTATTGATGTAGCAAAAGCTTTGGGAGTAAGTGTTGAAGCCCTTAAAAACTTTTCAGACGAAGCCGCAATTAATTATTTTAATAATTTCTATGATAATAGCGCAAAAGGACAAATACTAAATAATTCTTGTAGCAATCTTACTTTTAATCCTTTAGATAAGTTGGTTGAAGCTTATGAAGAAAACAAAAAACTTTACGAACGTTTACTTCAATCTGAAAAAGACAAAGTTGAGTTTTTACAAAATATATTAAAGGATAAATAGTTTTTATTCTTTTAAAGAAAAAGCCTCAATAAATTTGTGTTTATTGAGGCTTTTTTTATGTTATTGGCTGTACGTTTTCACTAGTTTTAATTCCGTTTTGAGCGCGGATTTTAAATCTGTACTATTAAGTTTGATCTTAAGAATGTATTATATTTATTTAAAAATTTAATTTTATTTATATGCGTCATTGGTTTATAATTTTATTTTCGTTTGTTGTTGTTTCTTGCATGAATAAGAAAACAGATCTTGATAAAATTGATACAAAAAAAACAGAAGTTGTTGCTAAAAACACCAAAATAAAAGAACTTGAAAATCAGATTTTTCATAAAGTTCTTTATCAAAATGAATATTGTTATTTCTTAGGGAAAAAAGGTGATTTTGAAGATGTAACACTGAATTTCAATGTTAAACGACTTATTAATGATGCAACGATTGATAATGTTTTTTATGATGATGAGGCAAATCCGTATCAAAATCAATTGTATAGAATTAAAGATCATAATATTAAAAACAAATCAAATTATGAGATAATAGTATTTGATGAATGGGAAAAAAAAGAGGCAAAAATCTATTTCTCACTTATTAATAAAAATGATAATCTTTGGGAATTCAAATTTCTGCCCTCGTGGAAAGAAGAGGAATCGAGAAGAGATTATCTTGATAATCTTCATTTACGTCAGCAATATTTGTTTATAAATCAAAAAAGCGTAGACTCAATATTTGTTTTGACTAAAGGCTTACATAATGACGAAATAGATGGTGAAGGAAATGCATATCCGGTTTGTTATGAATTGCCATATTACTTTAAACTAAAAGAAAAATACAAACATTGGAAGAACTACAATCCAATTCGTTTTGTTTCTTCAAAGGAGCAAATTAATATTTATGAAGAGCCAAATGAAGCGTCCAAAATTGTTGCGAGTCTTAAATATAATGACTGGATTATTATAAATGATACTGTAAAATCACAATCAAACGAGGATGAAGAATGGCTTGATATTTATGATAGGGCAAATATTGAGAAAGGCTATATTTTGAATAAAAACTTAGCAGAAAAGCCAACTTACAACTTGCCCATAAAAAAGGTAAGATCCAGTGAAGAAGCGGAATAATTTAATTTTTGGATAGTTCTTAGTTTTCCTTAATCACGCTGTACAAATGTGTCTGACTTTGCGCAGCTTTTCATAAGAAACAGATTGTAGAACGAGACTTTTTTTACTAAGATTGATTTAGTTATTTGAAATTATCTCCATGAAAAAACATATATCTACTTTGAAATTCTAATCTCATTTTTAGAAATTCTGTCTCAATAAGTTTATTAAAACACTATCACTTACATTTTTATAATTAGAGGGTAATATCAGTTTAAGATTCAGTTTAAACTTATTATTGAACGTATCTCTGATTGCTATTAATTTATGACGATCTTTATATCTACTTCTTTGAAAATAATCTTCAAGTTTTAATTCTATTTTATTTAAACTATCATATCTTTTTTTATAAAAACTATTTTCAAGAGATAAACTGACAAAGTAACTTTCTTGTGATTTAATTATTGTTTTTAGATCTTTATTGTAATTGTTTAATTCAGAATAAAGAAGTTTATTTTCATCATTATTTTTACAAGATGAGAATAAAATAAAAACTATAATCCATTTAAATAAATTCATATTAAGAGTTGTTATTTAATCATTTAAACTTTTCAAATGCTTGATATAATTATCTAGCAAACTTTGAATTTGTCGCGCTGCAACAGGATTTGCGGAGTGAACATTGAATTTCAGATTTTCTAAATCAAGACCAGATTCATAAACCAGCCATTTTGCTGCGGCGTAACCATCTTCGGCAATATTGTCATTTTCATCTAATCCCAAATCATTGTCAAAACTAATCAATTCAGGAAGTCCGTTTTCGATTATAATTTTTTTAAAATCATCAAAATTCCGAACTATAACAAAATCATCGTCAGTTAAGTTTTTGTAAACCATTTTTACATCTCGAATATCATCAAGAAAAAGCTTGTATTTCATTAATTATGTTTCTTTAGAATGTAATTGTTAATATTTCAACTTTGTCAAAGTTCAAAACTTTGACAAAGTTCTTTACGTAAAGCTTTGTGATTTCTACGTTTTTCAATTCAATCAAAATCAATGAAACTTTGCGAACTTTGCGGTTAATTAGCTAGGTTTTTATAAACTATTTTTACTTTACTGATTTAAACTGATTAAGTGTATCATCAACTAAATGTTCGACTTTCAAAAAATTATTAGCAAGTTTTAAAACCTCTTCTTGCAGGTTTTCTAAGTCTAATTTTATCCAGCCTTCCATCAAAGTCAAAGGACCATGATTTACGCTAATATTCTTCCAGTCGTTTTCATGATCTTTAAAACTTTCTCTAAATACCTCAGCAAATTTTCGACTTTGTATTTTATAACCGCTAAGTTTTCTTAGTTTCAAAGCATGAATATTGTACATGATTTTTTGCTTTTGCAAAGTCGAATCATTTACCCAAACCGAAAAGAAAATTCTTGATTCGGCAGTTAATGGTTCCTGAGAATTACTTGCCCAGGACTTTTTATACAATTTTATAAAAACGGAATCCAAATAAATTCCAACTGAAACTTCAATTGATTTTGTACTCAATAATTTTGAATCAAGCTGATCGACTACTTTTTGAAAATTTTCAAGATAAAAAGAAGTATCCATTTGTATAAAACTTATGTTAGGAAAAAAAATGTATTGCAATCAAAAATGCTTTATTTCTATAAAGAAAATAGAAATTAAACCTGATTTTTATTCCTTAATTTGTCCTTGCAATTGAAAGAATCCAGTTAATTGCATTCCGATTATAAGATTTTCAAAATTCATATTTTGTTTATTTACAAACATTTCAATCGTAAAGAAATCAGGATAATCTTCGTTCGTTATTAGTCTTACTTTCAAAATAAAACCTTCAGATTTTCTATTTTCCATTACCTCAATTTCTCTAAAGTCTTCGAGTACACCTATAAAATCGAAACAACCAAAATCGGACATTTCCTTATTGGGCATATACATCGTGAAGTTTTCGCTAAAATTTGGACCATCCGGAGTATTTGATTCTGAAATATTAGAAATCTCTAAATGATAAATTAAACCACTTAATTCAATGTTTAATTTTTTATTGGTTTTATATTTTTCTCTATTTAGAGCGTAGTCTGTCGCAAAATAAGTCAGTCCAAAAGTATCTCTTCCATTTCCTGTAATAACCGCTTCAAGATTATTTATATTTTCCCATTCGTTTATTTGTTTATTTTCGACATCAATAAAAATATCAGTTTTAAGCAAAGGATAAGTTGTACGGGTTTCATCATTAGTTGTTTTGACACCTCTAAAAATAATATTGTCGAAGTTCATCTCTGAAATTAAAACCTCATCATTTGATTTTACGGTTTCCTGAATAAAAACCATGGCAGCATTATTAAGAAGGAAATTTTGAGCTCCCTCTTCTCTTAATCGCTCAAAGCCAAAAATTCCAGCCCACATATCGCCAACACTTCCGTGATTGACTTTTTTTATTTTTAAACCAATTTCATTTTCAGTAATTGGTGATTCGATGGTTACTCTCTCTTGAAAATAATCTTTCCCTTCTTTTAATTGCGTATTTAATATGAAGTTATTTTGTTCTGGCGAAAAACCAGAAATACCTTGGAAACCAATATAATCATCTTCAAACAAATATCTCAAGCCTGCAAATCCGCTCAAATCTGATGTTTTATATTTTATAGAAATTGCATTAAAGTCGCCATTTCTCTTAGCAATTCCGTGGTCATTATCATCCTTAAACCTGGAATGGTAAAAGATGGTATAAGATTTTATCGTTTTTTCGCTGAGTCTTTTTTCAAATTCAATTTCCATATCCGAAATCACTTCTTCAATTGAACGATTATAACTCATATCTTTTGCGATATACAAATAACCTATTATTTCGCCATCTGTTTTTTCATAAGCCGCAATTGGAGAATAATTACCTTGCATTTGCATTCCCATAAACCGAACGATATATTCACTGTAAATTTTGATAAAATCAAAGATTTTATCGGGATTTTCGATACTAACATTATTTAGTTTCTCAGCGTATATTTCATTCATGGACTTTCCACTGTGTTTAATTGTAGAAACCGGATTTTCTTCAGTCTCAAGTATTTTATTATCAATTATTTCAGCTTTTTTATTTTTCTTTAAGAAGTCAAAAATCCCCATTTTAGTATGTTTTAATTAGTGATAGTTTTTCTGAATGTAATTAACTATTTCGTTGCGTTATCGATCTTTGTCAAAGTTTTAAACTTTGACAAAGATTTTAGCGCACAGTTTTGCGATTAATTACGTTTTCAAATGTAAATGATTTAACTAACACAATATTACGTGAAGACGTAAAGGAATAGTAAATTTAATCTTTGCCAAATTTCAAAACCTTGGCTGTAAGGAGCTTTAGTTTTTCCCAAAATAACCACAATGATTGTCATTTTGACGAAGGAGAAATCTCCGTAAGTAACTCCGTAACGAAAGGCCAATCTTTGTAGAGCTTCTCGCGAAGATTTCTCCTTTGTCGAAATGACAAAAATGCGCAGAC
This genomic window from Flavobacterium sp. 9 contains:
- a CDS encoding GLUG motif-containing protein, encoding MIKKLKITAQQLFKYTGMLALLLVVGYSCSNEGIDEGVVKPLSSAKAIISFSFVNPVVKGTIDESAHTISLTFPSGTDLTNLAATFTTTGTKVTVADVVQVSGTTKNNFSKTITYTVTAEDGTKQNYTITPPNSADILGFAFEGSNDETYWELSGLKEGTNTIYNAPAGVEFITGFPILPPGAEVTQSGNNEESDYNTTGFSFTVTAGDGKTKKSYIIKIPAYDKDANPYGIYTPTHLLEVDNNLLANFKVMNDITMPAVNGTEILAPDYATSGWMPIGDFESFRGTLDGNNHVIKNLTIKRTSHDDVAFISTLGAKGVVKNLGLTAVNIQGSGNVGALVANNVGGTISHCYSTGTVTSTGLSTQNHVGGLVGINNDANGKAGKLLNSYSTVNVSGKDSFVGGLVGYNYLCAVENCYATGSVTGPYKNGGALIGKNATEIINCYATGKVETGGGLVGLNFNWSSAPNCFWDTQTTGQTTSDDGGDAVGKTTAEMKSGTPYSNTWTAANWIFTSGKYPTLVGVGGQ
- a CDS encoding helix-turn-helix domain-containing protein, which gives rise to MSTLTKSNHIGRKISRIRELRDMKQEALAQALGTNQQAISALENSETISDEKLIDVAKALGVSVEALKNFSDEAAINYFNNFYDNSAKGQILNNSCSNLTFNPLDKLVEAYEENKKLYERLLQSEKDKVEFLQNILKDK
- a CDS encoding glycine cleavage system protein H, which gives rise to MFIPKSLYYTKNHLWLRKIGLWDFYIGITDYAQKEIGNIELVELELKGFNIKKDAKWGLIHATNHKLTLIAPLDCKIKATNSILQENTSIINSDPYCHWFLRVTVDKHDHYFLSNEEYKEHTLNDF
- a CDS encoding Crp/Fnr family transcriptional regulator, producing the protein MISKFIFNNQYLLNELPKIDKESLEKVMQHKKYRKNEAVFTEGTLPTGIFYVKEGKVKKYKVDNDGREQIIYIYNSGEFFGYSAILSEESYGDTTVTIENAVISFISKDDFIDLLDTSVIFSRLLLKSLSHEFSVMVNLMAVLSQRTVRERVALSLLILHDKYKICDTEKIVFIMLSRADLANMAGTANETLARVLHDFKDDNLIWMEGRKIQLLNIQRLTQIANFS
- a CDS encoding NUDIX hydrolase translates to MYKVFVNDKPLFLTNEISRETNFQLFLLESIDIEQLIVKIFQNKIQKAYLYHPDEKEIMKTLKAKIPVQKAGGGFVYNKKGEVLFIFRNGKWDLPKGGIEKGEEIEATAMREVEEETGVNQLRITNKLQKTYHIFKRNGKYKLKITHWFEMFSDFEGIPVGQANEGIEKVAWLNPEQIKEALKNSYENIKLLFEEENEVKVE
- a CDS encoding cyclic-phosphate processing receiver domain-containing protein; protein product: MKYKLFLDDIRDVKMVYKNLTDDDFVIVRNFDDFKKIIIENGLPELISFDNDLGLDENDNIAEDGYAAAKWLVYESGLDLENLKFNVHSANPVAARQIQSLLDNYIKHLKSLND
- a CDS encoding methyltransferase domain-containing protein, translated to MIFKSLREDIDIEDCKFNMLYSTRIRRLSERHWTPVAIAKIAADYLVDKPNKKVLDIGAGVGKFCLVGAATTKGFFYGVEQRASLTKLSQKIAEKHSVKNVEFIHSNITEISFSDYDAFYFYNSFFENIDTSCPIDKIVIPCRELFASYSNYVREQLNKMPKYTRLVTYWSTWEEIPESFDLEYSACDGILNFWKKRS
- a CDS encoding DUF4287 domain-containing protein, whose protein sequence is MSFQAYLKTIKEKTGNGPAEFRALAEQKSFTQDGKLKPDVKAGDIVNWLKADFELGQGHAMAIYALLKGIKDENSQ
- the pyrE gene encoding orotate phosphoribosyltransferase; its protein translation is MIFNKDTAEKTAELLLQINAIKLNPENPFTWASGWKSPIYCDNRLILSFPIIRNYVRDEFAKNIEKQFGKPDVIAGVATGAIGIGILVAESLGLPFVYVRPEAKKHGRQNQVEGFLQKGQNVVVVEDLISTGNSSLMAVEALRNEGANIKGMAAIFTYGFGVAEENFKNANIDLYTLSNYENLLELAVQKQYITEEQQSTLQEWNAIPSTWGQEE